The genomic segment GCTAAGGTAATGCTTATTGTCCTTTGCCTCTACCACGGCAATCGGCATGTTCGGCTTGTAATAGAGAATGATGTCCGCGCGCTTTTTTTGCCCGCGCACGACGGTCTTGCCCTTCACAAAAATTCGACCATCTGTGAACGAAACCTCTTCGCGAACTTGCACGTCCATGGTCCAACCCGCCTTTACAATGCCCGGCAGGATGAATTTGGTTACGATGTCCCTTTCTGAAAGTTCTTTCTTGTTCATACAAAAGCCTTTGTGGTAAATATATATCAAGAAAGAGGTACGCGAAAATACGAAGTAATGATTTTGGCGGTATTTGAGGGTGAATTTGGCATTTTTCTGCGGAAAATGAGGGAATTCGTTGATATTTTTATTGTTTTAGAGGAATTTGAATGTAGTTTTAGAAGGTAGTGAGATATAGTTATGTGCTTATTATGAAAAAAACTTAAGGAGATATAGAAATGGGAAAAAATTATAATCAAAGAAAATTTAAGGTTTCTAAATGTTATGATGTCCAAGTAGAAAAAAAGAGTATGGGTGCGAGATGTGATACTGGTACTCGGAAAAAAACTAAGTATTACCGATCAATTCGTACATGGACTTCTGAAGAATGGGAAAAAAATGATGATTTAGGCAATAAAAAAGGCGTTTATATCTATATATGGAATGGCAAGCCGATATATGTAGGCAAAACAATGAATCAGCAGGGCTTTTCTGCTGAATGCTTCCATACACACAAAGTTGGGAACCATGTAAAGAAAAAGGATGGCGTTTTAACAAGGTTTTTAAAGTTAGTTAACCGAATGCGTATTTCAGAGGGTGTGTTGCAATTGCAATTTATATATTGGGATGGGAGAGAATTTTCAGATACAAAGAGGAAACAAGCGCTAAGTCGTGATATTTCTGCACTTGAAAAGTATTTGATTAGAAAATCAATGAAAGTATCAGAATATTCAATGAATAGGAAAGATGCCTATCCGCGCTGGTCTGTTCCGGGTTTTGATGGTGATGAATACGATGATGACTTTCAAAATAAAGAGAATGTTGATAAATTAAATAGTATATTTGAAAAATAATTTTTTATTGTGTATCGCATGGATTCCGACAAATTCAATGATAAAACCTGTGTAGTTCCTGCATATGATATTTGCGTTAGGGTTGGTTTGCTTTGTAAAATTTTTTCCTACCCCTTGCCAACTTTTTTGATATTAGGTATATTAATGCCCGACGCACCTCGCTGTTTTAAGGCGAGGTGCGTTTTTGCTTTTATCGGCTTTTCGGTTTTGCAAAAACGCCTCTAACCCAATTGCGAACGCACTGCGTTCCCAATTGAACTTGTCGCAAATGGAGGCTAAAACAACTTATGGCAAAATCAGAAGCTCTTATAAAGAATTTGGTGGCCCTTCCGCATGAATACGAGTGGTTGGATTTTAAGGAGAGTTGGTTTTCAAAGGACGAGATTGGTGAGTACATTTCAGCTATTTCAAATGGGGCTGCATTGTGTGGCCGAGAATTTGGCTATATCGTATGGGGAATCCATAATTCAACTCACGAAATCATCGGTACGACAGTAAACTTTGACAAGGACGTTGATCACGAACCTTACAAGCATTATCTCGCCCGGAATTTAAAACCGAGCGTCGCCTTTGAGGTTGAAGAGGTTCATATTGACGGCAAACGCCTTGTTTTGTTGTCTGTTCCTGCGGCGAAATCTGTCCCGACGAAATTTTTGTCTCAGGCATTTATTCGGATTGGCTCAAGCAAAGAGAAATTGTCGAAGTTCCCTGAATGGGAAATTCGTCTTTTGAACACGTTGTCTAACGGCATTCCGACGATTGTCAGTATGGCGGCTCCTGATTATGCGCAGGAATTGACTTTTGAAAAACTGTTCATGTATTATGGGGCGAAAGGTGTTACTCTTCGCAAAGAAACTTTCAAGAAGTCGCTTAGGTTCCTGACTGCTGACGGGCGCTACAACATTATGGCATTGTTGCTTTCGGACGCAAACGATATCCCGATTCGCGTGTCCGTTTTTAGTGGCAAGAGCAAAGCCGATACGCTTTTCTCGGTCAAGGAATATGGGAATACCTGCATCTTGTATGCGATGGATAAAATTTTGGAATATGGCGATGCAATCAACATCATCCAGGCGGATGAACGCGGCCGAATTTCTGAACGGAAGGATGTTCCTCTTTTTGATTACGAGGCTTTTCACGAAGCGATTTTGAATGCGTTTATTCATAATAAGTGGCTGGGAATGAATGCCCCTATGATCAGCGTATTTACGGACCGCATCGAGATTCTTTCGCATGGCGGTCTTGGTCTTGAGCAGGATTTGGAGGGATTTTACAAGGGCGTGAGCATCCCTGTAAACGAGATCCTCGCTTCAATTTTCTTGCAGCTGCGGTTGAGCGAACGTTCAGGTCGCGGTGTGCCAAAGATTGTTGGTGCGTATGGCCGGGAATCCATAAAGATTGAGAAAAATTTCATTGTGGTGACGATTCCTTTCAATCGAATTAATGTCACCCCGTTTGAGCTGAATGAAGGGCAGCAGACAATAAACCCGACTGTAAAGGCGACTGTAAACCCGACTGTAAAACTTTCAAAGAATCAGAGAGATATTTTGGCGAAAATTGCTGAAAACCCTAAGGTCACGCTCACAGAACTTTCTGAACTATTAGGATTGCATCGCGCGACAATTGTAGATAACACGTCAAAACTTCAGAAACTAGGGGCGTTAAAGCGTATTGGAAGCGACAAAACTGGTTATTGGGAAATAGTTGAACAAAAATAGGGAGGTCACGTAATGGATCTTGCAAAATTTGAGAAAGCCCTAATGATTGGGGAAACTGTGGCCGTAGAGTTCAAGCGGGCTGATGGCACGATTGAAACCGATACCTTCGAGACTGTCTGCTCGTTGTTTTCCGCATCATTCAGCCGTTGAACGAAAATTATTCATTTGATGCAGAAAATGAGGTTGGTGGTCAAATGGGTGGTCAAATAGGTGGTCAAATCGCGTTAAACGAACGCCAATTGGACATTTTGCAAATTATCAAAAATAATCCGTCGGTCACACGAAAAATGCTAGCGGAGATGCTTGGCATAAATGAATCAGCTGTCCAGAAGCACCTAGAGACCTTAAAACAAAATGGAGTTATCAGGCACATTGGAAAAACACGTGGTCATTGGGAAGTGCGTGAATAGAAAACGCCGAGGGGCATAACGGCTGGAACCGCTAGCTTTTTGCGGCTTGTTTAGCCAACGAGCTTTATTCCAAAATCATTTTATAGGCCTCTACCAATTTCTCCAGCGATACAGCGCAGTTGGCAGGCGAGGTAGAAGGGAGTTTGACCGCGTCCATTCCGACATCTTGGGCACAGAGTTTTTGGTACAGTTTGTGGGCGGTGGCGCCGGTGCAAAAGATGCGCGTGACTTTCGATTTTTTTACGAGCTCTTTTATGTTGTTCACAACTGGGTCTTCGATGCTTGTGTCGCTTGCGCCCACGATGGTGCAGCTGTCCAGAACATCCCACAGGGCCACGTGATGCTTTTTGAGCATGGCCTTCTTTTGCGCGATGGTTTCGGGGACGCCTTTACCCGCTGCGATTTCGCTCAAGGTAGCTTCGCCGAGCACGATTGCCATCACTTTCCAGAATCGGTTTTGCGGGTGCCCGTAGTAGAATGCCATTTCACGCGACTTGGGCGAGGGTATGGAGCCGAGCAGCAGCACGCGGGATTCGCGGTCGTATAGGGCCGGGAATTCATGGGTGACGCGGGTTCGAATGGCTTTGTTTGCGGGCTTTTTCATGGACACAAAAATACTATTTTTGCCTTATGAAAATCAAGATTCTGTTTGTGTGCCACGGGAACATTTGCCGAAGCCCGATGGCTGAATTCGTGATGAAAAAGATGGTACGGGATTTGCCCGCCACATTACCCGCCGAGTTACAACAGGGAGCGGCGCAGTTTCAGCTGAAAGATGTAGAATTCGAAATCGCAAGTGCCGCGACAAGCACCGAAGAAATCGGGAACCCGGTTTACCCGCCGGCACGTCGCATGCTTGCCACGCACGGGATTGATTGCTCCGGGAAAACGGCACGCCAGATGACGGCGCGCGACTACGAGTATTACGACTACATTGTGCTCATGGACCGTAACAATTTGCGCAACCTCCGCTGGATTTTGCCGGCTGACGTGTACGTTCGTGAAACAGGTGGCGCGGGCATTCCCACCAAAAATCCGGCGGGCGTTCCAAGCGGAATGACAGAAAGCGTTTCAAGCAGAAATCCCGAAAATCGCAAGGTCTCGCTCCTCATGGATTGGGTCGGCAAGAGTCGCGATGTGGCAGACCCCTGGTATACAGGCGACTTTCAGGCCACTTGGGACGATGTAAACGAGGGCTGCAAGGCGATGCTGGCACAGATTTTGCGACTGATTCAGCAATAGCCCCTGTTTCAGGACGAAACATTTTCCCGTTGGCACGCAATTTGCTAAATTATCCCCGTAATTTTTAAATCAGAGACCGCGGGCAGTGCCCTCGGCCGTAAAAAGGAAAAAGATGAGCATAGTCGATACCGTTCTTCACAAGATCTTTGGTACCCCTCACGAACGTAAGGTCAAGCAGCTGCGCCCTGTCATCGAGCAAATCCACAAGGCTCGCGAAGCCCTCGAAGCCCTGGATGACGCCGCCCTCGCCGCAAAGAGTGCGGAATTCCGCGAAAAGCTCAAGAATGGCGCTACCCTCGAAGACATCAAGGTCGAAGCCTTTGCCGTCTGCCAGGAAGCCTGCGACCGCCGCCTGGGTATTTTCAACATCTTCAAGCCCGAAAACAACTTCGACTTTAGCCGCCTGGGCCCCGAGCTCCAGGAATCGGTGAACGCCGCGAAGGCCGAACTTGCCGCCGGCAAGAACGAATGGGAAGTCTACCTGCCCGCCTCCGTTTACGCGAAGGTCCGCGAACTTTACCCCGAATCGGTGAAGCCCTTCCGCATGATGCCTTTCGACGTGCAGATGATCGGTGGCCTCGTGCTCCACGAAGGCGCCATCGCCGAAATGGCGACCGGTGAAGGTAAGACGCTTGCCGCAGCCTTGCCCGTTTACCTGAACGGCCTTAGCGGCCACGGTGTGCACGTGGTGACCGTGAACGACTACCTCGCTGGCCGTGACGCCAAGCAGATGGGTATGGTCTACAAGTTCCTCGGGCTCACGGTGGGCCTCATCGTGAACGGCCTCAATCCCGAAGAACGCCGCGTGAGCTACAACAGCGACGTGACCTACGGTACCAACAACGAATTCGGCTTCGACTACCTGCGCGACAACATGGCCGTCGAGCCCAACCAGCTGGTGCAGCGCGAACTCAACTTCTGTATTGTTGACGAAGTGGACTCCATCTTGATCGATGAAGCCCGTACGCCGCTCATCATCAGTGGCCCCGCCGAAGACGCTACTGAAAAGTACGCCAAGGCAAACGAGATCGCCAAGCAGCTCATCAAAAACAAGGATTTCTCGGTCGACGAAAAGGACAAGAACATCCAACTCACCGAAAAGGGTGTGAACCACATCCAGGAACTCATGCACATCACCAACCTGTACGGCGAACATGCCGACTGGGTGCACTTCCTCGATAACGCCCTCAAGGCCTGGCACCTTTACGAAAAGGACGTGGACTATATCGTCCGCGATACTGAAATCATTATCGTCGACGAAAACACGGGTCGTCTCATGGAAGGCCGCCGCTACAGCAACGGCATGCACCAGGCTATCGAAGCCAAGGAAAACGTGCAGATCCGCCGCGAAAACCAGACGCTTGCGACAATCACCTTCCAGAACTACTTCCGCATGTACAAGAAGCTTTCGGGTATGACGGGTACCGCCGAAACCGAAGCGACGGAATTCATCAAGATCTACAACATGAACACCTGGGTCATTCCGACCAACAGGCCCTGTATCCGTAAGGACCTGCAGGACATGGTGTACAAGTCCGAAGATGCCAAGTGGCGTGCCATCGTGGCCGAAATCAAGGATCGCCACAGCAAGGGCCAGCCGCTCCTCGTGGGTACGGCTTCCATCGAAAAGTCCGAACACCTGCACGGCCTCCTCGAAAAAGAAGGCATTCCGCACGAAGTCTTGAACGCAAAGAACCATGGCCGCGAAGCAGAAATCATCCAGTACGCCGGCCACAAGGACAAGGTGACGATTGCAACCAACATGGCCGGTCGTGGTACCGACATCGCCCTTGGCCCGGGAGTGACCGAGCTTGGCGGTTTGCATGTGCTTGGCACCGAACGTCATGAATCTCGCCGTATCGACAACCAGCTGCGTGGCCGTTCCGGCCGTCAGGGCGACCCGGGTTCCAGCCAGTACTTCCTCAGCCTCGATGACAACCTGATGCGTATCTTCGGTGGCGACAGCGTGAAGAACCTGATGACCCGCTTTGGCGTGGGCGAAGACGAAGTGATTACCCACCCGATCGTCTCCCGCTCCATCCGTGGTGCACAGCGCCGCGTGGAAGGCCAGAGCTTCGATATCCGTAAGCACTTGCTCGACTACGATAACGTGATGAACGAACAGCGCAAGGTGATTTACGGACTCCGCCGTCGCATTTTGAACGGCGAAGACATCAGCGAAGAAATCATGAACCGCATCGAGGATGCCTGCGATATCAAGGTGTCCGCCTACATTCCGGCAAAGAGCTACGCCGAAGCCTGGAACCTCGAAGGCCTCCACACCGACCTGCAGCGCAGCCTCGGCATGGAATACAGCCTCACGCTCGAAGATGCGATGAGCAAGACGCCCGACCAGGTGCTCGACGAAATCATCGCCCTCTGCAAGGCCCGTTACGAAAAGCTTGGCAAGATCATTCCGGAAACCGACTTCCACCAGATTGAACGCCGCTTCCTGTTGATGACTATCGACCAGGTATGGAAAGAACACCTGTACGCCATGGACCAGCTGAAGGATTCTATCCGTTTCCACGGATACGCCCAGAAGGACCCGCTGATGGTCTACAAGAACGAAGGCTACAAGATGTTCGAAGGCTGCATGGAAAAGATCGCGACGCTCACCGCGCTCCGCATCCTGAACATCCGCATCACGCTCCCGAACGGCATGACCGTTTCTCCGGACCAGCTGCAGCTCAAGAGCCAGGAACAGATCGACGCCGAACGTAAGGCCGCCGCAGAAGCCCAGGCCGCTGCCGCTCCTGCCGATGGTTCGGCCGGTGATAAGGCCCCTGCCAGCACTGAGCAGGGTCGAAGTGAGCCTGCCGAAGGGCCGACTGAATCCGCCGAGCAGATGAGTGCCGAAGGTGCAAAGCCCGCCGGTCTCGCAGGCCAGGCAGCAACTTCCGAGACGAACGCCATCTCCGAAGAACAGCAGGACGCCCAGCCGATGCCGCAGTCCGCTCTTCCGGGAACTCGCCCGACGGTGCGCCGTACTTACACGAACCCCGCCGTTGCCGCAGCCGCCCGCCGCGCCCAGCAGCAGGCTCCGAAGCTTGGCCGCAATGACCCGTGCTGGTGCGGTTCCGGCCTCAAGTACAAGAAGTGCCACGGCAAGGATCTTGAATAAGAAACCCTCCCTTCGGAACGCCTCTTCGGCATTCCGGTGAACTTCTTTTTCGAATCGGAATAAAAGAATGACCTAGGACCATGCGGCCCTAGGTTTTTTGCAAAGTAAGAAAAATACAACAAATTTTATTTACATAGAACTCGCCTTTGCTTGACGATAAAATAATCGAATTGTATATTTGGCGCGGTTTTTAGGGATGTGTAGTTGAAGTATACTATACGGGGTTGTTGTACACATGCCTATTGATCACGCAGCGGTTGTCTCGTTGATTAAGTTATCTTGCATTGCCACATTTGAGGTGGTGATGCTCATCTACATTCACAGGACATTCAAGAAGTCTTTCGATGACGATGATTTTCCTAGCATAAAGCCTAAAAAGACTTCGAAATAGGATATGGAATTTGGGTGCTAGGACGCTGCCAAGAATTCTCTCGTGGGATTCTTGGCGGCGTATAGTATATGCCTGAATATCGGCTTTGTTTACAGGATATAGGGGCGGACTTGCTTAAAGACAAGCTTGCGTTCGCTTCCCATGACCTTGAATTCGATGTCTAGCACAAGGGCGTCGGCATTTTTCCTGTAGAGCTTTGCGAAGCGGTTCTGGATTTTCATCACGGTGTCGTAGAGCTTGTTCAGTTCGCGGTCGGTAAGGATCAGCGAATTGGGGCTGAGTGTCGAATATTGCAGAACGACGCTTTGTACGCCAGGGCCCGCCGACGGAATGATCGAAATGATTTCAGGGCGTTCGCCGCCTTCAGGGTTGGTAATGGAGGTTTCGCCGAGCTGGATGTTCGCATAGATTCCCGCAACGGAGTAGTCCGCGATGTTTTGCGTAATGATGACTCCGTTTGCAACTTCGTCGGGGAATGCTTCGTGGACAGCTACGGCCATCTGTACCGACAGGTGGTCAATGTTCCAGAGGGAACGTTCCTCGAAAGCCTTGAAACTCCATACCGATGCCCACACCTTGCGGATTTCGTCGGAAGGCAAGTCCTTTTCGCGCGTAGTCGCCTTTACGGACTTGTAGAGGCCCGCCCCGTTGAAATCCTGCAGGTCTTCGGAATTGGTGCTGGAACGTAGGCGTACCCCGGCATCCCCGTAGAGCGTATGCACCTTTGTATCGAGGGCCGCAGCGAATGTCGCATCGACGGGGATATGCTTTATCATGTAGCGGATATTGTCGAGTACCGCTTCGCGAAGTCGCGTGTCGGCAACAAAGTCGTCGCGGACGATAGCTGCGCCAATGTAGTCGCGGAGGTTACTTTCCCTGTTTGCATAGCAGATGTCGTAAACCTGCTTGCATAAGGTTTCTGCGCGCCCCTCCTTGGAGCAGTCCTTGAGGGATTTTTCGCACAGTTCTTCGGTCACCTGGGCATAGTCAAGGAAATGGCTGTAATGGTAGAAGGGGACTGCAAATCCGTCTGGCGAATTGTCGGGGAGCAGCTTGTGCAATTCCGCGAGGTTCGCCGCCTTGACGCCGACAGCTTTCGACGATTTGAAATCGAGGTCCGAAAAGTCGACGAGTCCCGAATCCGAGAGGTCGTAGGAGAGCGTCATCGGCTTACGCGCATTCTTGTTCCAGAATTCCTTCGCCTCGTCGAGACTTGCCGTTTCCACCTTGTAGGAATTTGAATTGACGGTCAGCTTGATAAGCTTTCCGCAGAGCGAAAGCAGGCTGTCGGGAATCGCGTTTCCGTTAAAGGCGATGTTTGGGGTCTTGCGCGCCTTGGCGGCGAGGTTCACGTGCGAAAGCGGAGTTTGCGCATCCTTGCTGATGGTGGCCGCGACTAGCGGAATTTCGGCAGGGAGCGTTTCGAGAAGCAGAATGTCGTGCGACGAGACAATCGCCGTGTCGAGTTCTTCTGCGGTGAGTCTGCGGAGCGTCCCGTAGGCGGTTCCCGTATTCATGATCTGTAGCGGGATATCCCCGAACAGTTCGGCGTGCGTATGGACCGGAATATTCTCCGACTCGAATTCCTTCGCGTATCTTTCCGCATCCTTTTCGGCTGCATCGCCTGCAGGCATATAGAATAGGCGGTTCTTGGCCTCTCCGGGAGTCAGGAATAGCATCCGCTTTTCAATCTGCTTCTGCACCGCGATCACCTGCGAAGGCGAAATGCAGTCCGTCGGGAAAAACGTGAGCGCTACCATGGAATCAACCGCTGCGTAATAGGCGAGGGTTCCTGCGACGGTATTTTTGGCCGTGTCGTAGTAGGCCTCGTTTTCGAATTCCGTGAGCGTCTGCGAAAGGTGCAGCACCGCCTGCGAAAAGTCGTAGTGCAGCGGGTACGCCCTGGTGTTCATAAAATGAACTTCGAGGTTTTCGCTGTTGAAATCCGTAACGATGAATTTTACCAGGTAGCTTGTGCCTATTTCCGTCTTGGAGGTATAGGCCATCTTGCGGAAAGCCTCGTACCCGTCTTCCTTATAGAATCCCGTGTATTCGTCGTCGTTTTGGATAAAGACCGGCAACGGCTCCGGTGGATCCGGCTCCGGTGTCGGGGCCGGCTTGTCTTCGGGCGCGCTACTGTTGGAACATGCGCACAGCCATACCGCAGTAAATGCGGCAAGCAACGGACATCGCAAGAAAGAATCCCAGATGTACATTTCAAATAGGGCGGTTATTCGTCGTTAAGTTCGTCGATAAGGCGGTGGTCGCCGTTGCAGAATTCGAAAGTGTCCTCGAAAC from the uncultured Fibrobacter sp. genome contains:
- a CDS encoding RNA-binding domain-containing protein, with product MAKSEALIKNLVALPHEYEWLDFKESWFSKDEIGEYISAISNGAALCGREFGYIVWGIHNSTHEIIGTTVNFDKDVDHEPYKHYLARNLKPSVAFEVEEVHIDGKRLVLLSVPAAKSVPTKFLSQAFIRIGSSKEKLSKFPEWEIRLLNTLSNGIPTIVSMAAPDYAQELTFEKLFMYYGAKGVTLRKETFKKSLRFLTADGRYNIMALLLSDANDIPIRVSVFSGKSKADTLFSVKEYGNTCILYAMDKILEYGDAINIIQADERGRISERKDVPLFDYEAFHEAILNAFIHNKWLGMNAPMISVFTDRIEILSHGGLGLEQDLEGFYKGVSIPVNEILASIFLQLRLSERSGRGVPKIVGAYGRESIKIEKNFIVVTIPFNRINVTPFELNEGQQTINPTVKATVNPTVKLSKNQRDILAKIAENPKVTLTELSELLGLHRATIVDNTSKLQKLGALKRIGSDKTGYWEIVEQK
- a CDS encoding winged helix-turn-helix transcriptional regulator, which codes for MNENYSFDAENEVGGQMGGQIGGQIALNERQLDILQIIKNNPSVTRKMLAEMLGINESAVQKHLETLKQNGVIRHIGKTRGHWEVRE
- a CDS encoding DNA-deoxyinosine glycosylase yields the protein MKKPANKAIRTRVTHEFPALYDRESRVLLLGSIPSPKSREMAFYYGHPQNRFWKVMAIVLGEATLSEIAAGKGVPETIAQKKAMLKKHHVALWDVLDSCTIVGASDTSIEDPVVNNIKELVKKSKVTRIFCTGATAHKLYQKLCAQDVGMDAVKLPSTSPANCAVSLEKLVEAYKMILE
- a CDS encoding low molecular weight protein-tyrosine-phosphatase, with amino-acid sequence MKIKILFVCHGNICRSPMAEFVMKKMVRDLPATLPAELQQGAAQFQLKDVEFEIASAATSTEEIGNPVYPPARRMLATHGIDCSGKTARQMTARDYEYYDYIVLMDRNNLRNLRWILPADVYVRETGGAGIPTKNPAGVPSGMTESVSSRNPENRKVSLLMDWVGKSRDVADPWYTGDFQATWDDVNEGCKAMLAQILRLIQQ
- the secA gene encoding preprotein translocase subunit SecA — protein: MSIVDTVLHKIFGTPHERKVKQLRPVIEQIHKAREALEALDDAALAAKSAEFREKLKNGATLEDIKVEAFAVCQEACDRRLGIFNIFKPENNFDFSRLGPELQESVNAAKAELAAGKNEWEVYLPASVYAKVRELYPESVKPFRMMPFDVQMIGGLVLHEGAIAEMATGEGKTLAAALPVYLNGLSGHGVHVVTVNDYLAGRDAKQMGMVYKFLGLTVGLIVNGLNPEERRVSYNSDVTYGTNNEFGFDYLRDNMAVEPNQLVQRELNFCIVDEVDSILIDEARTPLIISGPAEDATEKYAKANEIAKQLIKNKDFSVDEKDKNIQLTEKGVNHIQELMHITNLYGEHADWVHFLDNALKAWHLYEKDVDYIVRDTEIIIVDENTGRLMEGRRYSNGMHQAIEAKENVQIRRENQTLATITFQNYFRMYKKLSGMTGTAETEATEFIKIYNMNTWVIPTNRPCIRKDLQDMVYKSEDAKWRAIVAEIKDRHSKGQPLLVGTASIEKSEHLHGLLEKEGIPHEVLNAKNHGREAEIIQYAGHKDKVTIATNMAGRGTDIALGPGVTELGGLHVLGTERHESRRIDNQLRGRSGRQGDPGSSQYFLSLDDNLMRIFGGDSVKNLMTRFGVGEDEVITHPIVSRSIRGAQRRVEGQSFDIRKHLLDYDNVMNEQRKVIYGLRRRILNGEDISEEIMNRIEDACDIKVSAYIPAKSYAEAWNLEGLHTDLQRSLGMEYSLTLEDAMSKTPDQVLDEIIALCKARYEKLGKIIPETDFHQIERRFLLMTIDQVWKEHLYAMDQLKDSIRFHGYAQKDPLMVYKNEGYKMFEGCMEKIATLTALRILNIRITLPNGMTVSPDQLQLKSQEQIDAERKAAAEAQAAAAPADGSAGDKAPASTEQGRSEPAEGPTESAEQMSAEGAKPAGLAGQAATSETNAISEEQQDAQPMPQSALPGTRPTVRRTYTNPAVAAAARRAQQQAPKLGRNDPCWCGSGLKYKKCHGKDLE
- a CDS encoding PEP/pyruvate-binding domain-containing protein — translated: MRCPLLAAFTAVWLCACSNSSAPEDKPAPTPEPDPPEPLPVFIQNDDEYTGFYKEDGYEAFRKMAYTSKTEIGTSYLVKFIVTDFNSENLEVHFMNTRAYPLHYDFSQAVLHLSQTLTEFENEAYYDTAKNTVAGTLAYYAAVDSMVALTFFPTDCISPSQVIAVQKQIEKRMLFLTPGEAKNRLFYMPAGDAAEKDAERYAKEFESENIPVHTHAELFGDIPLQIMNTGTAYGTLRRLTAEELDTAIVSSHDILLLETLPAEIPLVAATISKDAQTPLSHVNLAAKARKTPNIAFNGNAIPDSLLSLCGKLIKLTVNSNSYKVETASLDEAKEFWNKNARKPMTLSYDLSDSGLVDFSDLDFKSSKAVGVKAANLAELHKLLPDNSPDGFAVPFYHYSHFLDYAQVTEELCEKSLKDCSKEGRAETLCKQVYDICYANRESNLRDYIGAAIVRDDFVADTRLREAVLDNIRYMIKHIPVDATFAAALDTKVHTLYGDAGVRLRSSTNSEDLQDFNGAGLYKSVKATTREKDLPSDEIRKVWASVWSFKAFEERSLWNIDHLSVQMAVAVHEAFPDEVANGVIITQNIADYSVAGIYANIQLGETSITNPEGGERPEIISIIPSAGPGVQSVVLQYSTLSPNSLILTDRELNKLYDTVMKIQNRFAKLYRKNADALVLDIEFKVMGSERKLVFKQVRPYIL